The Eurosta solidaginis isolate ZX-2024a chromosome 4, ASM4086904v1, whole genome shotgun sequence genome includes a window with the following:
- the LOC137248733 gene encoding deubiquitinase OTUD6B-like, producing MNAASKDAAGIIAGMSAVNKGALVLGSVEPPVVGVNLNGLKPMKTKQRISEKECEGSFKPESTTVVKCGNDTDYAKQIRPAQALRSGSLTKQQSVKERHRVMRIKAEEDISNDENEEHNGLPKQRISKAQKRRDKKAREARQREEEILAAAEDAKFAPKATELRAIQTKLLERQLTLHNIPSDGDCLYNAVRHQLSQHGLANHSVQKLRNESANYIRTHKDTLICYMTNPKTGDLLTDDEFNKYCETLRTTPAWGGQIELKALSSILKVPIEVLQAEGPSTVQGADEFAGPNLLITYHRHMYSLGEHYNSTLPIDKTVGESGGSENE from the exons ATGAACGCGGCTAGCAAGGATGCGGCTGGTATTATTGCCGGTATGAGCGCAGTTAATAAAGGTGCGCTAGTCTTGGGGTCGGTGgaaccgcctgttgttggtgttaaccttaatggcctcaagcctat gaaaacgaagcaacgaatttccgagaaagaatgcgagggtagtttcaaaccGGAgagcactactgttgtaaaatgtgggaacgataccgattatgcaaagcaaatccgtccagcgcaagctctacgaagtggttcattgaccaaacaacagagtgtgaaggaacggcacAGGGTAATGCGTA TCAAAGCAGAGGAAGATATATCTAATGATGAGAATGAAGAGCACAATGGTCTACCGAAACAACGCATTTCAAAAGCACAAAAGCGGCGCGATAAGAAAGCACGTGAAGCACGTCAACGTGAAGAGGAAATACTTGCAGCTGCTGAAGATGCGAAATTTGCACCTAAAGCCACTGAATTACGTGCAATACAAACGAAATTACTTGAACGACAATTAACTCTACATAATATACCCTCTGATGGTGATTGTTTGTATAATGCTGTACGCCATCAATTATCTCAACATGGTCTAGCTAACCATAGCGTTCAAAAACTACGAAATGAATCAGCTAATTATATACGCACTCATAAGGATACACTAATTTGTTATATGACAAATCCTAAAACTGGTGATTTACTTACCGATGATGAGTTTAACAAATACTGTGAGACTTTACGTACGACACCAGCATGGGGTGGACAAATTGAATTAAAAGCTTTATCTTCAATATTGAAAGTACCAATTGAAGTATTGCAAGCGGAAGGTCCATCCACTGTGCAAGGAGCCGATGAATTTGCTGGACCCAATTTATTAATTACCTATCATCGTCATATGTACAGTTTGGGTGAACATTACAATTCAACGTTGCCCATAGATAAAACAGTAGGCGAAAGTGGAGGTAGCGAAAATGAATAG
- the LOC137250683 gene encoding deubiquitinase OTUD6B-like codes for MPFETQELSETLGGLALNELLSQHRRERKDLQAKIQALKKTASKNDKKKRKEVMEEVAHMENDLEKRQATEVAAIEKAQKHQEQSTHEQCTEGKQSHQPEEDISNDENEEHNGLPKQRISKAQKRRDKKAREARQREEEILAAAEDAKFAPKATELRAIQTKLLERQLTLHNIPSDGDCLYNAVRHQLSQHGLANHSVQKLRNESANYIRTHKDTLICYMTNPKTGDLLTDDEFNKYCETLRTTPAWGGQIELKALSSILKVPIEVLQAEGPSTVQGADEFAGPNLLITYHRHMYSLGEHYNSTLPIDKTVGESGGSENE; via the coding sequence ATGCCTTTCGAAACTCAAGAATTGTCTGAAACTTTAGGTGGCTTGGCGCTGAATGAACTTCTCAGTCAGCATCGACGTGAACGTAAAGATCTTCAAGCCAAAATTCAAGCATTGAAAAAAACAGCATcaaaaaatgataaaaagaaaCGAAAGGAAGTTATGGAGGAAGTGGCACATATGGAAAATGATTTAGAAAAACGCCAAGCAACTGAAGTGGCAGCAATAGAAAAAGCACAAAAGCATCAAGAACAATCGACGCACGAGCAATGCACTGAAGGTAAACAAAGTCATCAACCAGAGGAAGATATATCTAATGATGAGAATGAAGAGCACAATGGTCTACCGAAACAACGCATTTCAAAAGCACAAAAGCGGCGCGATAAGAAAGCACGTGAAGCACGTCAACGTGAAGAGGAAATACTTGCAGCTGCTGAAGATGCGAAATTTGCACCTAAAGCCACTGAATTACGTGCAATACAAACGAAATTACTTGAACGACAATTAACTCTACATAATATACCCTCTGATGGTGATTGTTTGTATAATGCTGTACGCCATCAATTATCTCAACATGGTCTAGCTAACCATAGCGTTCAAAAACTACGAAATGAATCAGCTAATTATATACGCACTCATAAGGATACACTAATTTGTTATATGACAAATCCTAAAACTGGTGATTTACTTACCGATGATGAGTTTAACAAATACTGTGAGACTTTACGTACGACACCAGCATGGGGTGGACAAATTGAATTAAAAGCTTTATCTTCAATATTGAAAGTACCAATTGAAGTATTGCAAGCGGAAGGTCCATCCACTGTGCAAGGAGCCGATGAATTTGCTGGACCCAATTTATTAATTACCTATCATCGTCATATGTACAGTTTGGGTGAACATTACAATTCAACGTTGCCCATAGATAAAACAGTAGGCGAAAGTGGAGGTAGCGAAAATGAATAG